The genomic region TCCAGCAAGCGATCGCAAGCCTTCTTGATGATCGTTGCTCGCGGATCGAAATTCTTGTAGACGCGATGCCCGAAGCCCATCAGGCGAACTTTGCTTTGTTTGTCTTTGGCCAGTTCAACGTACTTATCAACGTCGCCGCCGTTGTCGATGATCTCTTCCAGCATGTTCACCACGGCTTCGTTAGCACCACCATGCAGAGGGCCCCATAGAGCACTGATGCCTGCGGAAATCGAAGCGAACAAGTTCGCATCAGCCGAACCGACCATGCGAACGGTCGAGGTACTACAGTTCTGCTCGTGGTCGGCATGCACGATCAACAGCAAGTTCAACGCGTCGACGAAGTCTGGGTCGACGTGGAACGGTTCGCTCGGAACGGCGAACATCATCTGTAGAAAGTTTTCGCAGTATGACAGGTCGTTCTGCGGATAGATGAACGGTTGCCCGAACGACTTCTTGTAGCTGTAAGCAGCAATCGTTGGCAGTTTAGCCAGCAAGCGGTGGATCGAAACTTCGACCTGCTGAGGATCGTGCGGGTCGAGTGAGTCTTGATAGAACGTAGACAGGGCGCTGACCACGCTGGACAGGATCGCCATCGGATGGGCGTCGCGTGGGAAACCATCGTAGAACGACCGCATGTCTTCATGCAGCATCGTGTGACGGCGAATCGAATTGCGGAAGTTGGTCAACTGTTCTTCGGTCGGAAGTTCGCCGTAGATCAGCAAGTACATGACTTCGACAAAGTCGCAATTGGCCGCGAGTTCTTCGATGGGATAACCGCGGTACCGCAAGATACCAGCTTCCCCATCCAGATAAGTGATGGCGCTAGTGGTAGAGCCGGTGTTGACATACCCTTCGTCCAGTGTGATGTAGCCGGTTCCGCCACGAAGCTTCGAGATGTCAACCGCCTTCTCGTCTTCACTACCTACGACAACAGGCAGTTCGATTTCTTTTCCATCGAGCATTAGCTTGGCAGTATCGGACATGCAGACTTCCTCACTGGGTGCGTACGCTGGCTCCCCTGAAGAATTTCAGGGCAGTCATG from Blastopirellula marina harbors:
- a CDS encoding citrate synthase; this translates as MSDTAKLMLDGKEIELPVVVGSEDEKAVDISKLRGGTGYITLDEGYVNTGSTTSAITYLDGEAGILRYRGYPIEELAANCDFVEVMYLLIYGELPTEEQLTNFRNSIRRHTMLHEDMRSFYDGFPRDAHPMAILSSVVSALSTFYQDSLDPHDPQQVEVSIHRLLAKLPTIAAYSYKKSFGQPFIYPQNDLSYCENFLQMMFAVPSEPFHVDPDFVDALNLLLIVHADHEQNCSTSTVRMVGSADANLFASISAGISALWGPLHGGANEAVVNMLEEIIDNGGDVDKYVELAKDKQSKVRLMGFGHRVYKNFDPRATIIKKACDRLLDKLDIKDPLFDVAQKLEHAALNDEYFVQRKLYPNVDFYSGVIYRAIGIPVQMFTVLFAMGRLPGWIAHWKEMQGSPTKRICRPRQIYTGETKREFVPIEKR